In one window of Bacteroidota bacterium DNA:
- the chrA gene encoding chromate efflux transporter gives MQPDPSPSSPDASGGLGVLARVFFKLGVIGFGGPAAHIAMMEDEIVERRGWLSRQHFLDLIGATNLVPGPNSTEMTMHVGYERGRWPGLFVAGGAFIFPAALSTGLLAWLYVRYGEVPAVAPFLAGIKPAVMAVILGALWRLGKKAVKSWTLAVLGLAVGAALALGLGELWALLAGGIVGMGVLGIWQGRAEERKSGGGFLLPVVPQDSVAVAVGATGAAAGVSLWALGLFFLKVGAVLYGSGYVLIAFLEGGLVEDYGWLTEQQLLDAIAIGQFTPGPVLTTATFIGYVLGGVPGAAVATLGIFLPAFVFVGILNPVVPRLRDSRWTAAFLDAVNVSAVALMAVVTLKLGADVLVSPGAWVIFAVAAVLALRFKVNAAWIVLGGALAGWVLT, from the coding sequence TTGCAGCCCGACCCGTCCCCATCGTCCCCCGACGCATCCGGCGGCCTCGGCGTGCTCGCCCGCGTGTTCTTCAAGCTCGGCGTGATCGGGTTCGGCGGGCCGGCGGCGCACATCGCTATGATGGAGGACGAGATCGTCGAGCGCCGCGGCTGGCTCAGCCGGCAGCACTTCCTCGACCTGATCGGCGCGACCAACCTCGTCCCCGGCCCGAACTCGACCGAGATGACGATGCACGTCGGCTACGAGCGCGGGCGGTGGCCCGGCCTGTTCGTGGCGGGCGGGGCGTTCATCTTCCCGGCGGCGCTCTCGACGGGCCTGCTGGCGTGGCTCTACGTCCGCTACGGCGAGGTCCCGGCGGTCGCGCCGTTTCTGGCCGGCATCAAACCGGCCGTGATGGCGGTCATCCTCGGCGCGCTGTGGCGGCTCGGGAAGAAGGCCGTCAAGAGCTGGACGCTGGCCGTGCTCGGCCTCGCGGTCGGCGCGGCGCTGGCGCTGGGGCTGGGCGAGCTGTGGGCGCTACTGGCGGGCGGGATCGTGGGGATGGGGGTGTTGGGAATCTGGCAGGGAAGAGCAGAAGAGCGGAAGAGCGGAGGAGGGTTCCTGCTGCCGGTTGTGCCGCAGGATTCGGTCGCGGTGGCGGTGGGGGCGACGGGGGCAGCGGCGGGCGTGTCGCTGTGGGCGCTCGGGCTGTTTTTCCTCAAGGTCGGCGCCGTCCTCTACGGCTCGGGCTACGTGCTCATCGCCTTCCTCGAAGGCGGACTCGTCGAGGACTACGGCTGGCTCACCGAGCAGCAACTCCTCGACGCGATTGCGATCGGTCAGTTCACGCCGGGGCCGGTGCTGACGACGGCGACGTTCATCGGCTACGTCCTCGGCGGCGTGCCCGGCGCGGCCGTCGCCACGCTCGGCATCTTCCTGCCCGCATTTGTGTTCGTCGGCATCCTCAACCCGGTCGTGCCCCGCCTGCGCGACTCGCGGTGGACGGCGGCATTTCTCGACGCCGTCAACGTGAGCGCGGTCGCCCTGATGGCCGTCGTGACGCTGAAGCTGGGCGCGGACGTGCTCGTCAGCCCGGGCGCGTGGGTGATCTTCGCCGTCGCCGCGGTGCTCGCGCTGCGGTTCAAGGTCAACGCCGCCTGGATCGTCCTCGGCGGGGCGCTCGCGGGGTGGGTGCTGACCTGA
- a CDS encoding thiol-disulfide oxidoreductase DCC family protein, giving the protein MQITEPLSDPAPVDDAHPVVLFDGVCNLCNAAVNFIIDRDPEAVFRFAPLQSEVGQRLTARCGVGGGMETMVLVEGGRCAARSTAALRIARRLGGAWPVLSLLLAVPAPLRDAAYRLVARNRYRWFGQRDACRLPTPELQSRFLGTA; this is encoded by the coding sequence ATGCAGATTACCGAACCGCTATCCGACCCCGCGCCGGTCGACGACGCGCACCCCGTCGTCCTGTTCGACGGCGTCTGCAACCTCTGCAATGCGGCCGTCAACTTCATCATCGACCGCGACCCCGAAGCCGTCTTCCGGTTCGCCCCGCTCCAGTCGGAGGTCGGGCAGCGGCTGACGGCCCGCTGCGGCGTCGGCGGCGGAATGGAGACGATGGTGCTCGTCGAGGGCGGGCGGTGCGCGGCGCGCTCGACAGCGGCGCTCAGGATCGCCCGGCGGCTCGGCGGGGCGTGGCCGGTGCTCTCCCTCCTGCTCGCCGTCCCGGCCCCGCTCCGCGACGCCGCCTACCGCCTCGTTGCCCGCAACCGATACCGGTGGTTCGGCCAGCGCGACGCGTGCCGCCTCCCGACGCCGGAGTTGCAGAGCCGTTTCCTCGGCACGGCGTAG
- a CDS encoding MaoC family dehydratase → MPEHTYDSMQVGDTFEWSRTISAADVQAYADVSGDDNPLHLDPEYAATTPFGEPIVHGAFLLGVVSKVLGRDYPGHGSVAVSLSAKFLRPVPIGSEVRIEVKVAEKVERFGHVRVRVTAYNEAGKTALGGEAVVIPPKE, encoded by the coding sequence ATGCCCGAGCACACCTACGACTCCATGCAGGTCGGCGACACCTTCGAGTGGAGCCGCACGATTTCCGCCGCCGACGTGCAAGCCTACGCCGACGTCTCCGGCGACGACAACCCGCTCCACCTCGACCCGGAGTACGCCGCCACGACGCCTTTCGGTGAGCCCATCGTCCACGGCGCGTTCCTGCTCGGCGTCGTCTCCAAAGTTCTCGGCCGGGACTATCCGGGGCACGGCAGCGTCGCCGTCTCGCTCTCCGCCAAGTTCCTCCGGCCCGTCCCCATCGGCTCTGAGGTGCGCATCGAGGTCAAGGTGGCCGAAAAGGTCGAGCGCTTCGGACACGTCCGCGTCCGCGTCACGGCCTACAACGAGGCCGGCAAGACCGCCCTCGGCGGCGAGGCCGTCGTCATCCCGCCGAAGGAGTAG